A window from Aeromonas rivipollensis encodes these proteins:
- a CDS encoding LuxR family transcriptional regulator, giving the protein MFNDAIWEHIDRFTKAKKTSDIQQQLERFSHQMGFDYFRLLIIFPISMQKSHVALFNNCPTSWFDAYTERHYLTQDPVVFLGLKQTQPIFWNKLDCDSPWLPSASREVMNLAADFGVRNGVSFPLHTPQGEHGILSFISKEKSNSDLMFENVPMLSFCASYIFNAALQLIKSRPDLMKHLAELSDREKECLFWASEGKTSWEIATILGISERTVNFHLNQVTNKTDSKNRNQAIAKSISSGIIVPSLDDVTITNLRLS; this is encoded by the coding sequence ATGTTTAACGATGCGATCTGGGAACACATAGATCGGTTCACCAAGGCCAAGAAAACCAGCGATATCCAGCAACAACTGGAGCGCTTCAGCCATCAGATGGGATTTGATTACTTTAGGTTGCTGATCATTTTCCCCATCAGTATGCAGAAATCACACGTGGCCTTGTTCAACAACTGCCCGACCAGCTGGTTTGATGCCTACACGGAGCGGCACTACCTGACCCAGGATCCTGTGGTCTTCCTGGGCCTGAAGCAGACCCAGCCCATCTTCTGGAACAAGCTCGACTGCGACTCCCCCTGGCTGCCCAGCGCCAGCCGGGAAGTGATGAACCTCGCCGCCGACTTCGGTGTGAGAAACGGCGTCTCCTTCCCGTTGCACACACCTCAGGGGGAACACGGCATCCTCTCCTTCATCAGCAAGGAAAAATCCAACTCCGACCTGATGTTTGAAAACGTTCCCATGCTGTCATTTTGTGCCAGCTACATCTTCAACGCGGCGCTGCAGCTGATAAAGAGCAGGCCGGACCTGATGAAGCATCTGGCCGAGCTGTCGGATCGGGAGAAGGAGTGCCTGTTCTGGGCCAGCGAGGGCAAGACCTCCTGGGAGATCGCCACCATCCTCGGCATCAGCGAACGCACCGTGAACTTCCACCTCAATCAGGTCACCAACAAGACCGATTCGAAGAACCGCAACCAGGCGATCGCCAAGAGCATCTCCAGCGGCATCATAGTGCCTTCGCTGGACGATGTGACCATCACCAATCTGCGTCTGTCCTAG
- a CDS encoding MotA/TolQ/ExbB proton channel family protein — protein MKWFPLLITLSLCSQLALANEEWQQQEQAREQQAQQDLASVSTELNSARARLAEAQRLSKELASQFASNEKQLVELNSRWEQASGDMNEIFAVTRQGASDAVKLLGDSSVQGQYPDRLTALKAMAQDKQVPDRAALALLPATLLQEIRESGRVVQFNGKVLNAQGAASEQSLTRVGSFALFGSEGFLQPSGEGLSPVLGLPGGVLSELSAYQGKEGEALPLDPSHGVLLEMLAQAPTFWQQVQQGGQVGAIIVLLAAIGLGIAAVRLWTLSRELTLVRRQLKSGEYHADNALGRVLTVAEQHPELSMETLELRLDEAILQETPRMERGIGMVKVIAAIAPMLGLLGTVTGMIGTFQAITQFGTGDPKIMAGGISMALITTVQGLVAAIPLILAHSLLQSRFTELSNVLEQQVAGILAERAENNGDGMERVA, from the coding sequence ATGAAATGGTTCCCCCTTCTGATCACCCTCTCCCTCTGCTCCCAGCTGGCCCTTGCCAATGAAGAGTGGCAGCAGCAGGAACAGGCCCGAGAGCAACAGGCACAGCAGGATCTGGCGTCTGTCTCCACCGAATTGAACAGTGCCCGCGCCAGGCTGGCCGAGGCCCAGCGCCTGAGCAAGGAGCTGGCCAGCCAGTTTGCCAGCAATGAAAAGCAGCTGGTCGAGCTCAACAGCCGGTGGGAGCAAGCCTCCGGCGACATGAACGAGATCTTCGCGGTGACCCGTCAGGGCGCCAGCGATGCGGTCAAGCTGCTGGGTGACTCCTCGGTGCAGGGCCAGTATCCGGATCGTCTGACTGCCTTGAAGGCGATGGCTCAGGATAAGCAGGTCCCGGATCGCGCCGCCCTCGCCCTGCTGCCCGCCACCCTGTTGCAGGAGATCCGCGAGTCGGGCCGAGTGGTCCAGTTCAACGGCAAGGTGCTCAATGCCCAGGGGGCGGCCAGTGAACAATCGCTGACCCGGGTAGGCAGCTTCGCGCTGTTTGGCAGCGAAGGCTTCCTGCAACCGAGCGGCGAAGGGCTGAGTCCGGTACTGGGCTTGCCCGGCGGAGTGCTGTCCGAGCTGAGCGCCTATCAGGGCAAGGAAGGTGAAGCATTGCCGCTGGATCCCTCCCACGGCGTCCTGCTCGAGATGCTGGCCCAGGCGCCGACCTTCTGGCAGCAAGTCCAGCAAGGGGGCCAGGTAGGCGCCATCATAGTGCTGCTGGCCGCCATCGGCCTCGGCATTGCCGCCGTACGGCTCTGGACCCTCTCCCGTGAACTGACCCTGGTGCGTCGCCAGCTCAAGAGTGGCGAATACCACGCCGACAACGCCCTCGGCCGGGTGCTGACGGTGGCGGAACAGCATCCCGAGCTGAGCATGGAGACGCTCGAACTGAGGCTGGACGAGGCCATACTGCAGGAGACGCCCCGGATGGAGCGTGGCATCGGCATGGTCAAGGTGATCGCGGCCATCGCCCCCATGCTGGGGCTGCTCGGTACTGTCACCGGCATGATAGGCACCTTCCAGGCCATCACCCAGTTCGGCACCGGCGATCCCAAGATCATGGCGGGCGGCATCTCCATGGCGCTGATCACCACGGTGCAGGGGCTGGTGGCCGCCATCCCGCTGATCCTGGCCCACAGCCTGCTGCAATCCCGTTTCACCGAGCTCTCCAACGTGTTGGAGCAGCAGGTCGCCGGCATTCTGGCCGAGCGGGCCGAGAATAACGGGGACGGGATGGAGCGGGTGGCATGA
- a CDS encoding DUF3450 domain-containing protein, which translates to MKKIWGLALLPLAVHFVASADDLVAPALKNSIADGKASQQRVEKAADAAVAARLELQNAQLQLRDLEAYNRYMQSLVADQQNELGKLTQQLEAVQETRQGLIPLMLQMQADLDQLVQDDIPLRKEDRLARVEQLKVTLARADVSEAEKFRQLLQAYQIEAEYGSRMDAYSAQLALDGAERRVDVLAIGRVSLLAMTADRSQGWRWSAESKTWLPLDSEWLTPLADALDMAADKKVPQLLHVPLSVARSQEAQS; encoded by the coding sequence ATGAAAAAGATCTGGGGTCTGGCCTTGTTGCCATTGGCCGTTCATTTCGTCGCCTCGGCAGACGATTTGGTCGCGCCCGCACTGAAAAACAGCATCGCGGATGGGAAAGCCTCCCAGCAGCGCGTAGAAAAGGCGGCCGATGCCGCCGTTGCCGCACGACTGGAGCTGCAAAATGCCCAGCTGCAACTGCGCGACCTCGAAGCCTACAACCGCTACATGCAGTCTCTGGTGGCCGATCAGCAGAATGAGCTGGGCAAGCTGACTCAACAGCTGGAAGCGGTGCAGGAGACCCGGCAGGGCTTGATCCCCCTGATGCTGCAGATGCAGGCGGATTTGGATCAACTGGTGCAGGATGACATTCCCCTGCGCAAGGAGGACCGTCTGGCGCGGGTCGAGCAGTTGAAGGTGACCCTGGCCCGGGCGGACGTGAGCGAGGCGGAGAAGTTCCGCCAGCTGCTGCAGGCCTACCAGATCGAAGCCGAATACGGCAGCCGGATGGACGCCTATTCCGCCCAGCTGGCGCTGGATGGTGCCGAGCGTCGGGTCGATGTGCTGGCGATCGGCCGGGTCTCCCTGCTGGCCATGACCGCCGATCGCTCCCAGGGGTGGCGCTGGTCCGCCGAGAGCAAGACCTGGTTGCCGCTGGATAGCGAGTGGCTCACCCCCCTTGCCGATGCGCTGGACATGGCGGCCGACAAGAAAGTCCCGCAACTGTTGCATGTGCCCCTGTCTGTCGCGCGTAGCCAGGAGGCTCAGTCATGA
- a CDS encoding response regulator codes for MRVLAPLERLALRHKLMIGFAVLLALALALGVQSLRTQAKLASDLKHLYNQELVGALNLHEARVQLPHIVLALHKAIDTDNAHVRLEAIKLVQTARQHLQDQLALAQPTLWRTENLVRASELESLIGRHQQVGEQALQLAAQGHQEQAQLLLNGDEFERLDTRADTLLEQMAQLKQTALRDLVTHIATYAKLSSILTYVLLLGGLALALILAWLVSKSIRNPLERVRHAVDQLAAGQLDQPIPHTDMHNETGDLARAIATLQIEARQLELQRQVKAHVSLLQVDLQQAETPQELAQVFFAHMAPSLGTCQGGLYSLQQGSSSLRLLGGYANDPAHPLAAEVALGEGLLGQCAIDRQPRQLEGLAESFWHVRSQLGGVPASHLLVQPVMRGDRLLGVLELAGLRPPGEIETLLLQEVLPRLAGAMAIMERSEAVLTLLQETRRQADEMGIQTLQLERQAVELEAQQTALRTTEAWYRGIIEAAPDGMLVIGADGRILLTNPQLDKLFGYVSGELIGQSIECLVPEGGRSAHVALRDDFITHGSTRQMGANIEDLQGVRKDGSLFSVEIGLSHLPTLAGRGTCVCASVRDVSERRAMGARLRTASERLTLAQEAGGIGLFDIDLVTGHGYWTPQLENMFGLEPGGFGGTLDHWQALLHPDDATPARDAFEKAIANGDDRLEIDFRILRQRDGAVRTFKSLCRFTRTPEGTPLRATGVNIDVTALTEARAVAEEATQAKSAFLANMSHEIRTPMNAIIGMSHLALGTELDRRQRNYIEKVHRSAENLLGIINDILDFSKIEAGKMDLELIPFHLEDVLDNVANMIGLRAEDKGLELLFNTAIDLPTALVGDPLRLGQVLVNLGNNAVKFTERGEIVVGAELLGNDGSGLELHFWVRDTGIGMSNEQCEGIFQSFSQGDSSITRKYGGTGLGLSISKRLIELMGGRIWVESVPGQGSTFHFTAIFGRQDELLPRRMFTLDELRGVRALVVDDNASAREILYGMASSFGVEVDVADSGRMALAMLVEAERKHLPYDLVLMDWRMPGMDGVETVRQMHGANLARTPSVIMVTAFGREEVREQAELRGVMLPMVLTKPVTPSTLLEALGRALGKTPQLDTRLAERSEQSASATASLRGARLLLVEDNELNRELVNELLQGVGIELHQVFDGQQALDLLERDADFDGVLMDCQMPVMDGYTATQLIRQQPRFASLPVIAMTANAISGDRERVLACGMNDHIAKPINVDTMFATLAKWITPRARLPVKVAEVAPQAGIILPAELDGIDQAAGLATCRGHTDLYLRLLHKFLAANRGFTEQFEVALADTDPVAAARLAHSLKGTAGNIGAFGIAQAAAELERLCQSGAADDLVQAGLAEVELKLGPVLDALACLGEGEPAPKPLTQEPDLDLEPRLARLGRLLAESDSEAVEALLELRALALAPALADRLARVAQQVDRYDFDAALALLEG; via the coding sequence ATGAGAGTGCTCGCCCCCCTTGAGCGGCTCGCGCTGCGACACAAATTGATGATCGGGTTCGCCGTGCTGCTGGCGTTGGCGCTGGCGCTCGGGGTGCAGAGCCTGCGCACCCAGGCCAAGCTGGCAAGCGATCTGAAGCATCTCTATAACCAGGAGCTGGTGGGCGCCCTCAACCTGCATGAGGCGCGGGTGCAATTACCGCATATAGTGCTGGCGCTGCATAAAGCCATCGATACCGACAATGCACATGTGCGGCTCGAGGCGATCAAACTGGTGCAGACGGCCCGGCAGCATTTGCAGGATCAGCTGGCCCTGGCCCAACCCACCCTCTGGCGCACCGAGAATCTGGTCCGCGCCTCCGAGCTGGAATCATTGATTGGGCGCCATCAGCAGGTCGGTGAGCAGGCCCTGCAGCTGGCCGCCCAGGGTCATCAGGAGCAGGCGCAGCTGCTGCTCAACGGCGACGAGTTCGAGCGACTCGATACTCGTGCCGATACGCTGCTGGAGCAAATGGCGCAGCTCAAGCAGACAGCGCTGCGGGATCTGGTCACCCATATTGCCACTTATGCCAAGCTGAGCAGCATACTCACCTATGTTCTGCTGCTGGGTGGCTTGGCGCTGGCGCTGATACTGGCCTGGTTGGTCAGCAAGTCGATACGCAACCCGCTCGAGCGGGTACGCCACGCGGTGGACCAGCTGGCCGCGGGACAACTGGATCAGCCGATCCCCCATACCGACATGCATAACGAAACCGGTGATCTGGCGCGGGCCATCGCCACCTTGCAGATCGAGGCGCGTCAGCTCGAGCTGCAGCGCCAGGTCAAGGCCCACGTCTCTTTGCTGCAGGTCGACCTGCAACAGGCAGAGACGCCGCAAGAGCTGGCACAAGTCTTCTTCGCTCACATGGCGCCCTCACTTGGTACCTGCCAGGGGGGGCTCTACAGCCTGCAGCAAGGCTCAAGCAGCCTGCGACTGTTGGGCGGTTATGCCAATGATCCCGCACATCCGCTGGCCGCAGAGGTTGCCCTCGGCGAGGGGCTGCTTGGTCAGTGTGCGATCGATCGTCAGCCGCGCCAGCTGGAGGGGTTGGCCGAGTCATTCTGGCATGTGCGTTCCCAGTTGGGGGGCGTACCGGCCAGCCACCTGCTGGTGCAACCCGTGATGCGTGGCGATCGACTGCTCGGGGTACTGGAGCTGGCCGGTCTTCGCCCACCGGGAGAGATCGAGACCTTGCTGTTGCAAGAGGTGTTGCCGAGGCTGGCGGGCGCCATGGCCATCATGGAGCGCAGCGAGGCTGTCTTGACTCTGTTGCAGGAGACCCGGCGCCAGGCCGACGAAATGGGAATACAAACCCTGCAACTGGAGCGTCAGGCGGTGGAGCTGGAGGCGCAGCAGACGGCGCTGCGCACCACCGAGGCCTGGTATCGCGGCATCATAGAGGCGGCGCCGGACGGCATGCTGGTGATCGGTGCCGATGGCCGCATCCTGCTCACCAATCCGCAGCTGGACAAGCTGTTCGGCTATGTCAGCGGCGAGCTGATTGGCCAATCCATCGAGTGCCTGGTACCGGAGGGCGGCCGTAGCGCCCATGTGGCGCTGCGTGATGACTTCATCACTCACGGCAGCACTCGCCAGATGGGGGCGAACATCGAAGATCTGCAAGGGGTGCGCAAGGATGGCAGCCTGTTCTCCGTGGAGATCGGCTTGTCCCACCTGCCCACGCTGGCCGGGCGCGGCACCTGTGTCTGCGCCTCGGTGCGGGATGTGAGTGAGCGCCGGGCCATGGGGGCCAGGCTGCGCACGGCTAGCGAGCGTCTGACGCTGGCGCAGGAGGCTGGCGGCATAGGTCTGTTCGACATAGATCTTGTGACCGGCCATGGCTACTGGACACCCCAGCTGGAGAATATGTTCGGGCTGGAGCCGGGTGGTTTCGGCGGAACGCTGGATCACTGGCAGGCGTTGCTGCACCCCGATGATGCGACACCAGCCAGAGACGCCTTCGAAAAGGCGATCGCCAATGGCGATGACCGGCTCGAGATCGATTTTCGTATCCTGCGTCAGCGGGATGGTGCGGTGCGCACCTTCAAGTCCCTGTGTCGTTTCACTCGCACCCCGGAGGGAACGCCGCTGCGGGCAACCGGGGTCAATATCGACGTCACGGCGTTGACCGAGGCACGGGCGGTGGCGGAAGAGGCGACCCAGGCCAAGAGCGCCTTCCTCGCGAACATGAGCCACGAGATCCGTACCCCGATGAACGCCATCATCGGCATGAGCCATCTGGCGTTGGGGACAGAGCTGGATCGCCGCCAGCGCAACTACATCGAGAAGGTGCATCGTTCGGCGGAGAACCTGCTCGGCATCATCAACGACATCCTCGATTTCTCGAAGATAGAAGCCGGCAAGATGGATCTGGAGCTGATCCCCTTCCACCTGGAGGATGTGCTGGACAATGTTGCCAACATGATAGGCCTGCGTGCCGAAGACAAGGGTCTTGAGCTGCTGTTCAACACCGCCATCGATCTGCCTACCGCGCTGGTGGGGGATCCGCTGCGGCTGGGGCAGGTACTGGTCAACCTTGGCAACAATGCCGTGAAGTTCACCGAGCGCGGCGAGATAGTGGTCGGTGCCGAGTTGCTTGGCAATGACGGCTCCGGGTTGGAGTTGCACTTCTGGGTGCGTGATACCGGCATTGGCATGAGCAACGAACAGTGCGAAGGCATCTTCCAGTCCTTTAGTCAGGGCGACAGTTCCATCACCCGCAAATACGGGGGCACGGGGCTGGGGCTGTCCATCTCCAAACGCCTGATCGAGTTGATGGGGGGGCGTATCTGGGTGGAAAGCGTGCCCGGCCAGGGTTCCACCTTCCATTTCACGGCCATCTTCGGACGCCAGGACGAGCTGTTGCCAAGGCGCATGTTCACCCTGGACGAGCTGCGCGGTGTGCGGGCGCTGGTGGTCGACGACAATGCCAGCGCCCGCGAGATCCTGTACGGCATGGCCAGCAGCTTCGGGGTCGAGGTGGACGTGGCCGACAGCGGCCGAATGGCCCTGGCGATGCTGGTGGAGGCCGAGCGCAAGCATTTGCCCTATGACCTGGTATTGATGGACTGGCGCATGCCGGGCATGGACGGGGTCGAGACGGTGCGGCAGATGCACGGGGCCAACCTGGCCCGCACACCCTCGGTGATCATGGTTACCGCCTTCGGCCGCGAGGAGGTGCGTGAGCAGGCCGAGCTGCGCGGTGTCATGTTGCCCATGGTGCTGACCAAGCCGGTGACGCCATCCACCTTGCTGGAGGCGCTGGGGCGTGCGCTCGGCAAGACGCCTCAACTCGATACCCGCCTGGCCGAACGCAGCGAGCAGAGCGCCAGCGCCACGGCCAGCCTGCGCGGTGCTCGCCTGTTGCTGGTGGAAGACAACGAGTTGAACCGTGAGCTGGTAAATGAGCTGTTGCAGGGAGTGGGTATAGAGTTGCATCAGGTGTTTGATGGTCAGCAGGCGCTCGACCTGCTGGAGCGGGACGCCGACTTCGACGGCGTGTTGATGGATTGCCAGATGCCGGTGATGGACGGCTACACCGCGACTCAACTGATCCGCCAGCAGCCCCGTTTCGCGTCGCTGCCAGTGATCGCCATGACGGCCAATGCCATCAGCGGGGATCGCGAGCGAGTGCTGGCGTGCGGCATGAACGACCACATCGCCAAGCCCATCAATGTGGATACCATGTTTGCCACTCTGGCCAAGTGGATAACACCGCGGGCGCGCTTGCCGGTGAAGGTGGCTGAGGTTGCACCCCAAGCCGGGATCATCCTGCCTGCGGAGCTCGATGGCATCGATCAGGCCGCCGGGTTGGCCACCTGTCGGGGGCATACCGATCTCTATCTGCGGTTGTTGCACAAATTCCTTGCCGCCAATCGAGGTTTTACCGAACAGTTCGAGGTCGCACTTGCCGACACGGATCCCGTGGCGGCAGCCCGGCTCGCCCACAGCCTGAAGGGGACGGCCGGCAATATCGGCGCCTTCGGGATAGCGCAAGCGGCGGCTGAACTGGAACGGCTCTGCCAGAGCGGGGCCGCGGATGACCTGGTCCAGGCCGGTCTGGCCGAGGTTGAGCTTAAACTGGGGCCAGTGCTCGATGCCCTGGCTTGTCTGGGAGAGGGAGAGCCTGCGCCGAAACCACTGACACAGGAGCCAGATCTCGACCTTGAGCCACGCTTGGCCCGACTCGGTCGCTTGCTGGCAGAGAGTGACAGCGAGGCGGTCGAGGCGCTGCTTGAGCTGCGAGCCCTCGCCTTGGCGCCAGCACTGGCCGATCGCCTGGCCCGGGTTGCGCAACAGGTGGACCGTTACGATTTCGACGCCGCCCTGGCCCTGCTGGAGGGCTGA